The DNA region GGTCTAATCTGCCTCCTAGGTAGCCGCTGACTAACCCCAAGGGAACGCCTACTAGCAAGCTTAAGGCCGTGGCGAGAATCACAACTTGCCAAGCGGCTTGGGAACCAAACAGCGTCCGAGAAAACACGTCATACCCTTGGCGACTCGTCCCAAACCAATAGCGGGCGGAGGGTTCGGCGTGGATGGGGTTAATGAGGGATTCCGTAGGGCTTTGTATCCATCCCCAACTTTGGAGTAACGGGGCGAGTAAGGCAACCAACAGGAAAAACCCTGTAATGACAGCCCCCACTGCCATTAATTGCATTGAGAGGTTGGGACGAGTGGCAGGGCGTACAAGGCGCAGCAAGTTGTTGCGAAGTGAGGTCATGGATTGCGATCGCAGAGAACTAACAGCCTATGGTATAGCTTTTAAGGCCAGCCTTTCACCCCAAGCAAGCCCCAGAAAGGCGCGATATCATGCGAAAGGTTGATTCACACGCAAAATCGCATCCATGCCTCTATTTTTACTCTTAGGAACGCTTTTCGCCGTCCTGATTGCCGGAATTCTTCTCTATCTTCTCACCCCTCGCCGCTATCAATCGGCTGATTCTGTCGCCCAGTCCTATGACGAATGGACTGATGACGGGATTTTAGAATTTTATTGGGGCGACCATATCCACTTAGGCCATTATGGTTCGCCGCCGCAACGCAAAGATTTCCGCATCGCTAAATCGGATTTTGTCCATGAAATGGTTCGTTGGGGAGGCTTAGATCAATTACCCGCAGGAACCACCGTTTTAGATGTGGGTTGCGGGATTGGTGGCAGCAGCCGTATTTTGGCAAAAGATTATGGGTTTGCAGTGACAGGGATTACCATTAGTCCCCAACAGGTGAAACGCGCCCAAGAACTGACGCCTGAAGACGTGAACGCCCAGTTTCAGGTCAATGACGCGATGGCGATGTCCTTCCCGGATGCTAGCTTTGATGTGGTTTGGTCAATTGAAGCCGGCCCCCATATGCCCGATAAGGCCGTTTTTGCTAAAGAGTTAATCCGCGTCCTCAAGCCGGGTGGTAT from Desertifilum tharense IPPAS B-1220 includes:
- a CDS encoding methyltransferase domain-containing protein, whose translation is MPLFLLLGTLFAVLIAGILLYLLTPRRYQSADSVAQSYDEWTDDGILEFYWGDHIHLGHYGSPPQRKDFRIAKSDFVHEMVRWGGLDQLPAGTTVLDVGCGIGGSSRILAKDYGFAVTGITISPQQVKRAQELTPEDVNAQFQVNDAMAMSFPDASFDVVWSIEAGPHMPDKAVFAKELIRVLKPGGILVVADWNQRDDRQKPLNFWERLVMKQLLDQWSHPAFASIEGFAELLAATGLATGEVKTDDWTQETLPSWLDSIWQGIIRPDGLIKFGWFGFLKSLREVPTLLLMRLAFGTGLCRFGMFRAVRAEVRSLSTTAIKC